From Etheostoma cragini isolate CJK2018 chromosome 17, CSU_Ecrag_1.0, whole genome shotgun sequence, one genomic window encodes:
- the cgas gene encoding cyclic GMP-AMP synthase isoform X1: MTGRGRPRKAKGPDTQCVEGKTRLEKLKPVSLPKGPENGFAEEKQKRTIKEQKPKARKKAVHFEEKPCVQSSCEDKTTKSFTEKTNKHQSTPTEITKACVQETKACADRDETTDLSAEKTTRRPKDSPKPTKVKKCGGKAKSPERNSEEVMKVVQPEATKFATEASIKTTKAKKCPGIETTTKKQPETPKPTTKACVPQERCEDKVNSILNKTLENLKIKRDDRSGAAEVINTIVKTISMHLKQNTQCFKEVEELRTGSYYENLKISNPDEFDIMLTIPVDRVKVNPFGDDGAYYSVELKRGKSPLQTFQKTNTLSASEMLKEFREEVKKCVKQFPEWEVTRKKKGCPAVTLITTVQSTTISLDVVLSIMVKSSWPPFTKEGIKIDGWLGTKVKKEYKQKPYYLVPKHEGNGNVENDGVLAKDTWRVSFSHVEKAILKNHGSEKTCCEKAGAQCCRRECLKLLKHLLNLLKEKDSSFDKFCSYHAKTTLLHACSSRTKDSDWRRSDLSCCFQLFLNDFIAHLEAGVLNNFFIPTQNLLSGLNQLKCKSLARRIREEGENGFPIFK; this comes from the exons ATGACTGGTAGAGGGAGACCACGCAAGGCAAAAGGTCCAGACACACAGTGTGTCGAGGGTAAAACTAGACTCGAGAAATTGAAACCAGTATCTCTGCCCAAAGGTCCAGAGAATGGCTTTGCAGAAGAGAAGCAGAAACGCACCATAAAGGAACAGAAACCAAAGGCGCGGAAAAAGGCAGTCCACTTTGAGGAGAAACCATGTGTACAGAGCAGCTGTGAAGACAAGACCACAAAATCATTCACAGAGAAGACCAACAAGCACCAAAGTACACCTACAGAAATAACAAAGGCTTGTGTACAAGAAACAAAAGCCTGTGCTGACAGGGATGAAACAACAGATCTATCTGCAGAAAAGACAACGAGGAGGCCAAAGGACTCTCCAAAGcccacaaaagtaaaaaaatgtggtGGGAAAGCCAAATCGCCAGAAAGAAATTCAGAGGAGGTGATGAAGGTGGTGCAGCCAGAGGCAACTAAGTTCGCCACGGAGGCTTCTATAAAGACaaccaaagcaaaaaaatgtccTGGCATAGAGACAACCACGAAGAAGCAGCCAGAGACACCAAAGCCCACCACAAAGGCTTGTGTACCACAAGAAAGGTGTGAAGACAAAGTAAACTCTATCCTCAACAAAACTCttgaaaatctgaaaattaaAAGGGACGATAGATCAGGTGCAGCAGAAGTCATCAATACAATAGTGAAAACTATAAGTATGCATTTAAAACAGAACACCCAATGCTTTAAAGAAGTAGAAGAACTGCGTACTGGAAGTTACTATGAAAATCTAAAG ATTTCTAATCCTGATGAATTCGACATCATGCTGACCATCCCTGTTGACCGAGTGAAAGTTAATCCATTCGGAGATGATGGCGCCTATTACAGTGTAGAATTAAAACGTGGCAAGAGCCCTTTGCAGACATTTCAAAAGACCAACACTTTATCCGCCAGTGAAATGCTTAAGGAGTTCAGGGAAGAAGTGAAGAAATGTGTCAAGCAATTCCCAG aatGGGAGGtgacaaggaagaaaaaaggttGCCCTGCAGTGACGCTAATCACAACAGTACAATCAACCACCATTTCACTGGATGTTGTTCTCAGTATCATGGTTAAATCAAGCTGGCCACCTTTCACCAAGGAAGGCATTAAAATAGATGGCTGGCTGGGAACTAAAGTAAAGAAGGAATACAAGCAAAAGCCATATTATCTAGTACCGAAACACGAGGGCAATGGTAATGTGGAAAATGACGGGGTCCTTGCCAAGG ATACTTGGCGTGTTTCATTCTCTCATGTTGAGAAGGCCATCCTGAAGAATCACGGATCAGAGAAGACATGCTGTGAGAAAGCCGGAGCACAATGCTGCAG GAGGGAGTGTTTGAAGCTCCTAAAGCACCTCCTCAATCTGCTGAAGGAAAAGGACTCCTCATTTGACAAGTTCTGCTCCTACCACGCCAAGACCACACTCTTACATGCTTGCAGCTCTAGAACTAAAGACAGTGACTGGAGACGCTCAGACCTGAGCTGCTGTTTTCAATTGTTTCTGAATGACTTTATAGCCCATCTTGAAGCTGGTGTGCTCAACAACTTCTTTATCCCAACTCAAAACCTGCTCTCCGGTCTCAACCAGTTGAAGTGCAAAAGTCTGGCTCGTCGTATCAGGGAGGAGGGGGAAAATGGATTTCCTATTTTTAAGTAA
- the cgas gene encoding cyclic GMP-AMP synthase isoform X2: MTGRGRPRKAKGPDTQCVEGKTRLEKLKPVSLPKGPENGFAEEKQKRTIKEQKPKARKKAVHFEEKPCVQSSCEDKTTKSFTEKTNKHQSTPTEITKACVQETKACADRDETTDLSAEKTTRRPKDSPKPTKVKKCGGKAKSPERNSEEVMKVQPETPKPTTKACVPQERCEDKVNSILNKTLENLKIKRDDRSGAAEVINTIVKTISMHLKQNTQCFKEVEELRTGSYYENLKISNPDEFDIMLTIPVDRVKVNPFGDDGAYYSVELKRGKSPLQTFQKTNTLSASEMLKEFREEVKKCVKQFPEWEVTRKKKGCPAVTLITTVQSTTISLDVVLSIMVKSSWPPFTKEGIKIDGWLGTKVKKEYKQKPYYLVPKHEGNGNVENDGVLAKDTWRVSFSHVEKAILKNHGSEKTCCEKAGAQCCRRECLKLLKHLLNLLKEKDSSFDKFCSYHAKTTLLHACSSRTKDSDWRRSDLSCCFQLFLNDFIAHLEAGVLNNFFIPTQNLLSGLNQLKCKSLARRIREEGENGFPIFK, translated from the exons ATGACTGGTAGAGGGAGACCACGCAAGGCAAAAGGTCCAGACACACAGTGTGTCGAGGGTAAAACTAGACTCGAGAAATTGAAACCAGTATCTCTGCCCAAAGGTCCAGAGAATGGCTTTGCAGAAGAGAAGCAGAAACGCACCATAAAGGAACAGAAACCAAAGGCGCGGAAAAAGGCAGTCCACTTTGAGGAGAAACCATGTGTACAGAGCAGCTGTGAAGACAAGACCACAAAATCATTCACAGAGAAGACCAACAAGCACCAAAGTACACCTACAGAAATAACAAAGGCTTGTGTACAAGAAACAAAAGCCTGTGCTGACAGGGATGAAACAACAGATCTATCTGCAGAAAAGACAACGAGGAGGCCAAAGGACTCTCCAAAGcccacaaaagtaaaaaaatgtggtGGGAAAGCCAAATCGCCAGAAAGAAATTCAGAGGAGGTGATGAAGGTG CAGCCAGAGACACCAAAGCCCACCACAAAGGCTTGTGTACCACAAGAAAGGTGTGAAGACAAAGTAAACTCTATCCTCAACAAAACTCttgaaaatctgaaaattaaAAGGGACGATAGATCAGGTGCAGCAGAAGTCATCAATACAATAGTGAAAACTATAAGTATGCATTTAAAACAGAACACCCAATGCTTTAAAGAAGTAGAAGAACTGCGTACTGGAAGTTACTATGAAAATCTAAAG ATTTCTAATCCTGATGAATTCGACATCATGCTGACCATCCCTGTTGACCGAGTGAAAGTTAATCCATTCGGAGATGATGGCGCCTATTACAGTGTAGAATTAAAACGTGGCAAGAGCCCTTTGCAGACATTTCAAAAGACCAACACTTTATCCGCCAGTGAAATGCTTAAGGAGTTCAGGGAAGAAGTGAAGAAATGTGTCAAGCAATTCCCAG aatGGGAGGtgacaaggaagaaaaaaggttGCCCTGCAGTGACGCTAATCACAACAGTACAATCAACCACCATTTCACTGGATGTTGTTCTCAGTATCATGGTTAAATCAAGCTGGCCACCTTTCACCAAGGAAGGCATTAAAATAGATGGCTGGCTGGGAACTAAAGTAAAGAAGGAATACAAGCAAAAGCCATATTATCTAGTACCGAAACACGAGGGCAATGGTAATGTGGAAAATGACGGGGTCCTTGCCAAGG ATACTTGGCGTGTTTCATTCTCTCATGTTGAGAAGGCCATCCTGAAGAATCACGGATCAGAGAAGACATGCTGTGAGAAAGCCGGAGCACAATGCTGCAG GAGGGAGTGTTTGAAGCTCCTAAAGCACCTCCTCAATCTGCTGAAGGAAAAGGACTCCTCATTTGACAAGTTCTGCTCCTACCACGCCAAGACCACACTCTTACATGCTTGCAGCTCTAGAACTAAAGACAGTGACTGGAGACGCTCAGACCTGAGCTGCTGTTTTCAATTGTTTCTGAATGACTTTATAGCCCATCTTGAAGCTGGTGTGCTCAACAACTTCTTTATCCCAACTCAAAACCTGCTCTCCGGTCTCAACCAGTTGAAGTGCAAAAGTCTGGCTCGTCGTATCAGGGAGGAGGGGGAAAATGGATTTCCTATTTTTAAGTAA
- the eef1a1a gene encoding elongation factor 1-alpha 1a — translation MGKEKLHINIVVIGHVDSGKSTTTGHLIYKCGGIDKRTIEKFEKEAAEMGKGSFKYAWVLDKLKAERERGITIDISLWKFETSKYYVTIIDAPGHRDFIKNMITGTSQADCAVLIVAAGVGEFEAGISKNGQTREHALLAYTLGVKQLIVGINKMDSTEPNYSQKRYEEIVKEVSTYIKKIGYNPDTVAFVPISGWNGDNMLEPSPNMTWFKGWKINRKEGNASGTTLLEALDAIQSPTRPTDKPLRLPLQDVYKIGGIGTVPVGRVETGVLKSGMVVTFAPVNVTTEVKSVEMHHEALTEALPGDNVGFNVKNVSVKDIRRGNVAGDSKNDPPQEAANFTAQVIILNHPGQISAGYAPVLDCHTAHIACKFAELKEKIDRRSGKKLEDNPKTLKSGDAAIVDMVPGKPMCVESFSEYPPLGRFAVRDMRQTVAVGVIKAVEKKVSTTGKVTKSAQKAQKNK, via the exons ATGGGAAAGGAGAAACTCCACATCAACATTGTTGTGATCGGCCATGTGGACTCTGGAAAGTCCACCACCACGGGCCACCTCATCTACAAGTGCGGGGGCATCGACAAGAGAACCATTGAGAAGTTTGAAAAAGAAGCTGCTGAG ATGGGGAAGGGGTCGTTCAAGTACGCCTGGGTGTTGGACAAGCTGAAGGCAGAAAGGGAGCGTGGTATTACCATTGACATCTCACTGTGGAAGTTTGAAACCAGCAAGTACTATGTGACAATCATCGATGCCCCGGGTCATAGGGACTTCATCAAGAACATGATCACTGGGACCTCCCAG GCAGATTGTGCTGTGCTGATTGTGGCGGCTGGTGTAGGAGAGTTCGAAGCTGGTATTTCCAAGAATGGACAAACCCGTGAGCACGCCCTCCTGGCCTACACTCTGGGAGTAAAGCAGCTCATTGTGGGCATCAACAAGATGGATTCCACCGAGCCAAACTACAGCCAGAAGCGTTATGAGGAAATTGTGAAGGAAGTGAGCACCTACATTAAGAAGATTGGCTACAATCCGGACACCGTTGCCTTTGTACCTATTTCAGGCTGGAATGGAGACAACATGCTTGAGCCCAGCCCCAAT ATGACATGGTTTAAGGGGTGGAAGATCAATAGGAAAGAAGGCAATGCATCAGGGACCACTCTACTGGAGGCTCTGGATGCCATCCAGTCCCCCACCCGTCCAACAGACAAACCTCTACGTCTGCCCCTGCAGGATGTCTACAAGATAGGAG GTATTGGAACAGTGCCTGTAGGCCGCGTGGAAACGGGCGTACTAAAGTCTGGCATGGTGGTGACCTTTGCCCCCGTCAATGTGACTACCGAGGTGAAGTCTGTGGAGATGCACCATGAGGCGCTGACTGAGGCCCTACCTGGTGACAACGTGGGCTTTAATGTCAAGAATGTGTCAGTCAAGGACATTCGCCGCGGCAACGTGGCTGGCGATAGCAAGAACGACCCACCACAAGAAGCTGCCAACTTCACTGCTCAG GTGATTATCCTTAATCACCCAGGCCAGATCAGTGCTGGTTATGCTCCTGTCCTGGACTGTCACACTGCTCACATTGCCTGCAAGTTTGCAGAGCTTAAGGAGAAGATTGATCGCCGCTCTGGCAAAAAGCTGGAGGACAACCCTAAAACCCTCAAGTCTGGAGATGCTGCCATTGTGGATATGGTTCCTGGAAAGCCAATGTGTGTTGAGAGCTTCTCCGAGTACCCTCCACTTG GTCGTTTTGCTGTGCGTGACATGCGCCAGACTGTGGCCGTTGGCGTGATTAAGGCCGTAGAAAAGAAGGTCTCCACCACTGGTAAAGTTACTAAGTCCGCCCAGAAGGCCCAGAAGAACAAATGA